From Candidatus Zixiibacteriota bacterium, one genomic window encodes:
- the plsY gene encoding glycerol-3-phosphate 1-O-acyltransferase PlsY — MLDIIIPILLAYLLGAIPFGLLIAKSRGITDIRALGSGNIGATNVWRVAGPKVAIWVYILDISKGIAAIMIARAFNQTFMDRDIFLVLCALSAVLGHIFPVYLAFRGGKGVNTALGVLFALVPAQALVALTVFIVIVALTHYISLGSLLGGICLVVTLLIQKFIFAMPIASVYIYLSIALALLIVYTHRENIVRLASGTESRFSLSSKYEKRNGHA; from the coding sequence ATGCTTGATATAATAATCCCCATCCTCCTCGCATACCTTCTCGGCGCGATTCCATTTGGACTGCTTATTGCCAAGTCCCGCGGAATAACAGACATCCGTGCGCTGGGCTCCGGAAATATCGGCGCGACAAATGTCTGGCGTGTTGCCGGACCTAAAGTCGCCATCTGGGTCTACATTCTGGATATAAGCAAGGGTATAGCGGCGATAATGATAGCCCGTGCATTTAATCAAACATTTATGGATCGAGATATTTTTCTAGTCTTGTGCGCCTTATCTGCGGTTCTTGGCCACATTTTCCCAGTGTATCTGGCCTTCCGCGGAGGAAAGGGTGTGAATACGGCGCTTGGCGTTCTTTTTGCCCTTGTGCCTGCGCAGGCGCTGGTCGCGCTAACGGTGTTTATTGTTATCGTCGCCCTCACTCACTATATCTCGCTTGGGTCGCTTCTCGGGGGGATCTGTCTTGTCGTGACCCTGCTCATTCAGAAATTTATTTTCGCGATGCCTATCGCATCGGTCTACATCTATCTATCCATAGCCCTCGCTTTGCTGATCGTATACACCCACCGCGAAAATATTGTCCGGCTTGCCTCGGGCACGGAAAGCAGATTCTCGCTTAGCTCGAAATATGAAAAGAGAAATGGTCATGCCTGA